In Nasonia vitripennis strain AsymCx chromosome 2, Nvit_psr_1.1, whole genome shotgun sequence, a genomic segment contains:
- the LOC100115330 gene encoding probable cleavage and polyadenylation specificity factor subunit 2 produces the protein MTSIIKLHAISGALDESPPCYILQVDELRILLDCGWDEKFDPDFIKELKRHVHQIDAVLLSYPDPLHLGALPYLVGKCGLSCPIYATIPVYKMGQMFMYDIYQSRHNMEDFNLFTLDDVDAAFDKIVQLKYNQSISMKGKGYGVTLTPLPAGHMIGGTIWKIVKVGEEDIIYAVDFNHKKERHLNGCELERLQRPSLLITDSFNATYQQARRRTRDEKLMTNILQTLRGGGNVLVGVDTAGRVLELAHMLDQLWRNKESGLLAYSLALLNNVSYNVVEFAKSQIEWMSDKLMKSFEGARNNPFQFKHLQLCHSMAELNQVPSPKVVLASTPDMECGFSRDLFLQWCSNPQNSIIITSRTSPGTLARDLVENGGNRNITLEIKKKVRLEGAELEEYMKKEKVKQEQLKQEKMETADVSSESEDEIEVGGAKGKHDLLVKQEHKPGFFKQSKKQHPMFPFVEEKIKVDEYGEIIKPEDYKIAEVLPEAEDNKENIEVKQEEQVQHPAETMSDIPTKCVQTTRTIAVNASVTYIDFEGRSDGESLQKILAQLRPRRIVLVRGSPKDTELLAAQARNVGARVFIPSRGETLDATTETHIYQVRLTDALVSGLNFSRGKGDSEVAWVDALITARDQVCRDVFMDNENEDLIDRTEKILTLEPLPLNEVPGHQTTFINELKLSDFKQILTKANIPSEFSGGVLWCCNNTIAVRRHEAGKIIMEGCLSEDYYRVKELLYEQYAIV, from the exons ATGACGTCGATCATCAAATTACATGCCATATCAGGTGCATTAGACGAATCACCTCCTTGTTATATTTTGCAAGTTGATGAATTACGCATCTTATTGGACTGCGGATGGGATGAAAAATTTGATCCAGATTTCATTAAGGAATTAAAAAG acATGTTCATCAAATTGATGCTGTTCTGCTGTCTTACCCAGATCCATTACATTTGGGAGCTTTACCTTATTTGGTAGGGAAATGTGGTCTGAGTTGTCCTATATATGCAACAATTCCAGTTTACAAAATGGGCCAGATGTTCATGTATGATATATATcag TCTCGACACAATATGGAAgactttaatttatttactctCGATGATGTTGATGCAGCATTTGACAAAATTGTGCAATTGAAATACAATCAAAGTATATCTATGAAAGGCAAAGGATATGGTGTCACATTGACACCTTTACCAGCTGGACATATGATAGGTGGTACAATATGGAAAATTGTAAAAGTTGGGGAAGAAGATATTATATATGCTGTTGACTTTAATCACAAAAAAGAGAGACATTTAAATGGATGTGAGTTGGAAAGGTTGCAGAGACCATCTTTACTAATCACTGACAGTTTCAATGCAACTTATCAACAAGCCAGGCGGCGTACaagagatgaaaaattaatga CAAATATTCTTCAAACTCTTCGTGGAGGTGGAAATGTACTTGTAGGAGTTGACACGGCAGGCAGAGTCTTGGAATTAGCTCACATGTTGGACCAATTATGGAGAAATAAAGAGTCTGGTTTACTTGCTTATTCTTTAGCTCTATTAAATAATGTCAGTTACAACGTCGTTGAATTTGCAAAATCACAAATTGAATGGATGAGTGATAAATTGATGAAAAGCTTTGAAGGCGCCAGAAATAATCCATTTCAATTCAAACATTTACAATTGTGTCACAGTATGGCTGAATTAAATCAAGTTCCTAGTCCAAag GTTGTATTAGCTAGTACTCCAGATATGGAGTGTGGTTTCTCTCGCGATCTCTTTTTGCAATGGTGTAGTAATCCTCAAAATAGTATTATAATAACAAGCAGAACGTCACCAGGCACACTTGCAAGAGATCTAGTGGAAAATGGTGGTAACAGGAATATAACTTTAGAGATTAAAAAGAAGGTGAGATTAGAAGGAGCTGAATTAGAAGAATATATGAAGAAGGAAAAAGtaaagcaagaacaattaaaacaagagaaaat GGAAACCGCTGATGTTAGTTCGGAGTCGGAAGATGAAATAGAAGTGGGTGGTGCTAAAGGAAAGCACGATTTGCTAGTTAAACAAGAGCACAAGCCAGGGTTCTTCAAGCAGAGTAAAAAGCAACATCCTATGTTCCCTTTcgtagaagaaaaaataaaagtcgaCGAGTACGgcgaaataataaa ACCTGAAGACTATAAAATAGCTGAAGTACTGCCAGAGGCTGAAGATAACAAAGAAAACATAGAAGTTAAGCAGGAAGAGCAAGTTCAGCACCCAGCTGAAACTATGAGCGATATTCCAACAAAATGTGTTCAAACAACTCGTACTATTGCCGTTAACGCTTCCGTAACATACATAGACTTTGAAGGAAGATCCGATGGTGAATCATTGCAGAAAATTCTTGCACAGTTGCGGCCTCGCAGAATAGTTTTAGTTAGAGGTTCTCCTAAGGATACCGAGCTTCTTGCCGCACAAGCTCGGAACGTAGGTGCTCGCGTGTTTATACCTTCAAGAGGAGAAACTTTGGATGCAACGACAGAAACACATATTTATCAA gtACGTTTGACGGATGCCTTGGTGAGTGGATTGAATTTCTCTCGTGGAAAGGGAGATTCGGAAGTCGCTTGGGTCGATGCTCTGATAACAGCACGCGACCAGGTCTGCAGAGATGTTTTTATGGACAATGAAAATGAAGATCTGATTGACAGGACAGAAAAAATTCTCACATTGGAACCGCTGCCTCTCAACGAA GTTCCAGGTCATCAAACTACCTTTATTAATGAATTGAAATTATCAGatttcaaacaaattttaacTAAAGCTAATATTCCCTCGGAGTTCAGTGGCGGTGTTTTGTGGTGTTGTAATAATACCATTGCAGTGAGAAGG CACGAGGCCGGCAAAATCATAATGGAGGGTTGTCTCTCTGAAGATTACTACAGAGTGAAAGAATTACTGTACGAACAGTATGCGATTGTGTAG